From a single Seriola aureovittata isolate HTS-2021-v1 ecotype China chromosome 18, ASM2101889v1, whole genome shotgun sequence genomic region:
- the LOC130186011 gene encoding alpha-(1,3)-fucosyltransferase 7, with protein MGQDNTKKTLLNSMKKGILFCFLCVLLLCLFIKWPSELKTLAANHPSTFFCSSSISSSNSSNISSSSSSNSSCSCSSSNNSSCSSNNSSCSSSNINSSSSSNSSCSCSNSSSNINSSSSSSNNSNSSCSCSSSSNINSSSSSCSCSNSSSSSNNSNSSCSCSNSSCRNMTTILLWYWPFRKSYSLQGDVCWDLYRIPCCRLVDQRSLFSSADVVVFHNRELLEGHQKLPLDLQRPQHQRWAWMSLESPLHNGNLRRYAGIFNITITYRRDADVSSPYGELIPKETEEHVAEDAALNKSSLVCWVVSDYLTHHKRSEVYRELKAVVPVKVYGHWTKAYLTSGALLPTISRCYFYLAFENSIAKDYITEKLWRNAYQGGAVPVVLGPSLNDYKTIAPPHSFIHVDEFASVKDLGKYLQQLAEDKKRYSEYFTWKQQWKVKLYTDWRERLCKICSQYNSFPQQKYYTDLEAWVNANNI; from the exons ATG GGGCAGGATAACACTAAAAAGACTCTACTCAATTCAATGAAGAAGGGCATCCTCTTCtgctttctctgtgttttactgctgtGTCTTTTCATTAAATGGCCAAGTGAATTAAAGACCCTGGCAGCCAACCATCCCAGCACCTtcttttgcagcagcagcatcagcagcagcaacagcagcaacatcagcagcagcagcagcagcaacagcagctgcagctgcagcagcagcaacaacagcagctgcagcagcaacaacagcagctgcagcagcagcaacatcaacagcagcagcagcagcaatagcagctgcagctgcagcaacagcagcagcaacatcaacagcagcagcagcagcagcaacaacagcaacagcagctgcagctgcagcagcagcagcaacatcaacagcagcagcagcagctgcagctgcagcaacagcagcagcagcagcaacaacagcaacagcagctgcagctgcagcaacagcagctgcagaaatatGACCACCATCTTGCTGTGGTACTGGCCCTTCAGGAAATCATACAGCCTGCAGGGTGATGTGTGCTGGGACCTTTACCGCATCCCTTGCTGTAGACTAGTGGACCAGCGCTCCTTGTTTTCCTCAGCTGATGTTGTGGTCTTCCACAACAGAGAGCTGCTTGAGGGCCACCAGAAGCTGCCCTTAGACCTCCAACGACCGCAGCACCAGAGGTGGGCCTGGATGTCCCTGGAGTCCCCTCTGCACAACGGAAACTTGCGGCGGTATGCGGGTATCTTCAACATCACCATAACCTACAGGAGGGATGCTGATGTCAGTTCACCCTATGGCGAGCTGATACCAAAGGAGACGGAAGAACATGTGGCAGAAGATGCCGCTCTGAATAAGAGCTCTCTGGTCTGTTGGGTGGTCAGCGATTACTTGACACATCACAAGAGAAGCGAAGTGTACCGTGAGCTCAAAGCCGTAGTCCCTGTGAAGGTTTACGGGCATTGGACAAAGGCATACCTCACCTCTGGAGCCCTCTTACCTACAATCTCTCGCTGCTACTTCTATTTGGCTTTCGAAAACTCGATCGCGAAAGATTATATCACTGAGAAGCTGTGGAGGAATGCTTATCAGGGTGGGGCAGTTCCTGTTGTCCTGGGACCGTCGTTGAATGATTACAAAACTATAGCTCCGcctcattctttcattcatgttgATGAGTTTGCATCAGTGAAAGATTTAGGAAAGTATCTACAGCAGCTGGCAGAGGACAAGAAACGCTACAGTGAATATTTTACGTGGAAACAACAGTGGAAAGTGAAACTTTACacagactggagagagagactgtgtaaGATCTGCTCACAGTATAACAGTTTTCCTCAGCAGAAATATTACACTGACCTAGAGGCCTGGGTTAATGCTAATAACATTTGA
- the clic3 gene encoding chloride intracellular channel protein 3, with protein sequence MAEAPKIELFVKASVDAESVGNCPFCQRLFMILWLKGANFTLTTVDMKRAPDVLKALAPGSQPPFLIYNDEVKTDTNKIEEFLEETLAPPQYPKLCCRYKESNGAGEDIFRKFSGYIKNPNPTLNDMLENKFLSTLVKLNMYLETPLPHELDKNPNATESSRLYLDGDTLTLADCNLLPKLNIVKVVCKQYRDFAIPAELKGLTRYLDNAYKKDEFRYTCPNDSEILIAYQSVAKYLNK encoded by the exons atggcCGAGGCCCCGAAGATTGAACTCTTCGTTAAG gCCAGTGTGGATGCTGAGAGTGTGGGGAACTGCCCTTTCTGTCAGAGACTCTTCATGATTCTTTGGTTAAAAGGGGCAAACTTTACTCTCACCACTGTGGACATGAAGAG GGCACCTGATGTGCTCAAGGCTTTGGCTCCAGGCTCTCAGCCTCCCTTCCTCATCTACAACGATGAGGTCAAAACAGACACTAACAAGATTGAGGAGTTCCTGGAGGAGACCTTAGCCCCACCACA GTATCCTAAATTGTGCTGTCGATACAAAGAGTCCAACGGTGCGGGAGAAGACATCTTCCGAAAATTCTCAGGATATATAAAGAATCCCAATCCTACTCTAAATGACA TGCTAGAGAATAAATTTCTATCAACTCTGGTGAAGCTGAACATGTACCTAGAGACGCCCCtccctcatgagctggacaaaAACCCGAATGCCACTGAGTCCTCACGCCTCTACCTGGATGGTGACACCCTCACCTTGGCAGACTGTAACTTGCTTCCCAAACTCAACATTGTCAAG GTGGTGTGTAAGCAGTACCGTGACTTCGCTATCCCTGCAGAGCTGAAAGGTCTGACACGTTACCTAGATAACGCCTACAAAAAGGATGAGTTTCGCTACACCTGCCCAAATGACTCAGAGATCCTCATTGCCTACCAGTCTGTGGCCAAGTACCTGAACAAATAG
- the pou5f3 gene encoding POU domain, class 5, transcription factor 1 yields the protein MSERSQSPECQSRPYDFSRVNPCSQVLGQDGLGSAASFQLPHGVLPDPSLLYNKTAYSGITPATAQTFFPFSSVASDYRGTDLQAGEFGQPKHWYPFAAPEYTGQVPGVTAATQPTNLSPPIAETREQIKLPEIKTEKDTGNDFSTEMKGQQYPTPPASAAMPHGVFYPAAWNPSFWPGIAHITPPGNSNQNPSTSSASSPSMSPSPPSNGLPGNAFFSVNPTQAAPGPQTQNPASSTRSSGSSSGGCSDSEEENLSTEELEQFAKELKHKRITLGFTQADVGLALGNLYGKMFSQTTICRFEALQLSFKNMCKLKPLLQRWLNEAETSENPQDMYKIERVFVDTRKRKRRTSLEGAVRSALESYFIKCPKPNTQEITHISDDLGLERDVVRVWFCNRRQKGKRLALPLDEECDGQYYEQSPSPLNMAPSPIPSQSYPSTSYPGAPPPTLYMPPLHRPDVLKQALHPGLVGHLTG from the exons ATGTCTGAAAGATCGCAGAGTCCTGAGTGCCAAAGCAGGCCTTATGACTTCAGCCGGGTCAACCCGTGCTCCCAGGTTTTGGGTCAAGATGGTTTGGGCAGCGCTGCGTCATTCCAGCTTCCTCACGGCGTTCTGCCAGACCCGAGTCTTCTCTACAACAAAACCGCTTACAGTGGCATCACACCGGCCACTGCGCAGACATTTTTCCCTTTCTCATCCGTGGCCAGTGACTACAGGGGAACCGACCTACAGGCTGGAGAGTTTGGGCAACCCAAGCACTGGTATCCCTTTGCTGCGCCAGAGTACACCGGCCAGGTACCCGGCGTAACTGCAGCTACCCAGCCTACAAACCTGAGCCCCCCCATAGCCGAGACCCGGGAGCAAATCAAACTGCCCGAGATAAAGACTGAGAAGGACACCGGCAATGACTTCTCAACGGAGATGAAGGGTCAGCAGTACCCGACACCGCCTGCCTCCGCCGCCATGCCCCATGGAGTCTTCTACCCTGCGGCCTGGAACCCGTCCTTCTGGCCGGGGATCGCCCACATTACCCCGCCCGGTAACAGTAATCAAAATCCCTCAACATCCTCCGCATCGTCCCCATCTATGTCCCCGTCACCCCCGAGCAACGGGCTTCCAGGAAACGCGTTTTTCAGTGTGAACCCAACCCAAGCTGCCCCCGGGCCCCAGACGCAGAACCCGGCCTCCTCCACGCGGAGCAGCGGGTCCTCCAGTGGAGGGTGCAGCGACTCCGAGGAG GAGAACCTCTCCACTGAGGAACTGGAGCAGTTTGCCAAGGAACTGAAACACAAGCGCATTACTCTGGGTTTCACACAAGCGGATGTTGGCCTGGCCCTGGGTAACCTTTATG GTAAGATGTTCAGCCAGACGACCATTTGCCGCTTTGAGGCTCTGCAGCTCAGTTTCAAGAACATGTGCAAGCTGAAACCCCTTCTTCAGAGATGGCTGAATGAGGCAGAGACCTCAGAGAATCCCCAGGAC ATGTACAAGATTGAGAGAGTATTTGTTGAcaccaggaagaggaagaggaggaccaGTCTGGAGGGAGCAGTGCGCTCTGCTCTGGAGTCTTACTTTATCAAATGTCCCAAACCCAACACCCAGGAGATCACACACATCTCAGATGACCTGGGCCTGGAGAGGGAT GTGGTACGTGTTTGGTTCTGCAACCGAAGACAGAAAGGGAAGCGCCTGGCTTTGCCACTGGATGAGGAGTGCGATGGCCAGTATTACGAGCAGAGCCCTTCCCCACTAAACATGGCTCCCTCCCCCATTCCCAGTCAGAGCTACCCTTCTACCAGCTATCCTGGAGCCCCTCCTCCCACACTGTACATGCCCCCACTTCATCGGCCCGATGTCCTGAAACAAGCCCTTCATCCCGGACTTGTTGGTCACCTGACTGGATAA